Proteins encoded within one genomic window of Acidovorax sp. 107:
- a CDS encoding Hsp20/alpha crystallin family protein codes for MNSLVNRGSLFDDFFKDIAPGFYVRPLHGDNLPSPSQIKVDVKETESGYTVQAEVPGVAKEDIHVSLEGNVVSLRAEVRQHDEKREGEKVLRSERYFGAVARSFQLPADVDAAQAKAKYDNGVLTLTLPKKVNKAAQRLNIE; via the coding sequence ATGAACTCTCTCGTGAACCGCGGCAGTCTGTTTGATGACTTTTTCAAGGACATTGCCCCCGGCTTTTATGTGCGCCCGCTGCATGGCGACAACCTGCCTTCGCCCAGTCAGATCAAGGTGGATGTGAAGGAAACCGAAAGCGGCTACACGGTGCAGGCCGAAGTGCCCGGCGTGGCCAAGGAGGACATCCATGTCTCGCTCGAAGGCAATGTGGTGAGCCTGCGCGCCGAGGTGCGCCAGCACGATGAAAAGCGCGAGGGCGAAAAGGTGCTGCGCAGCGAGCGCTACTTTGGCGCTGTGGCCCGCAGCTTTCAGCTGCCTGCCGATGTGGACGCCGCGCAGGCCAAGGCCAAGTACGACAACGGCGTGCTGACGCTGACTTTGCCCAAGAAGGTGAACAAGGCGGCGCAGCGGCTGAACATCGAGTAA
- a CDS encoding ABC transporter ATP-binding protein yields MTLLRVQNLGKHYGSTPVFANVQFAVAPGEFVAIVGDSGVGKSTLLNCLAGLDTWDTGSITHGTTDLGQLDDTARALWRRAQVGFVFQAFHVLPHLDVAQNVALPLMLLGQSDVARVQHMLAAVGLEGLGTRLPQQLSGGQLQRVAIARALVHRPALLLADEPTGNLDPTTATRVMDLLLAQTREHGASLVLVTHSDAAAARADRVLRLTASGIAG; encoded by the coding sequence ATGACGCTGCTGCGTGTGCAGAACCTGGGCAAGCACTACGGCAGCACGCCGGTGTTTGCCAACGTGCAGTTCGCCGTGGCGCCGGGCGAGTTTGTGGCCATCGTGGGCGATTCGGGTGTGGGCAAGTCCACGTTGCTCAACTGCCTGGCGGGACTCGACACCTGGGACACCGGCAGCATTACCCACGGCACCACCGACCTGGGCCAGCTGGACGACACTGCCCGCGCCCTGTGGCGCCGCGCGCAGGTGGGTTTTGTGTTCCAGGCCTTCCACGTGTTGCCGCACCTGGACGTCGCGCAGAACGTGGCCCTGCCGCTGATGCTGCTGGGCCAAAGCGATGTGGCCCGCGTGCAGCACATGCTGGCCGCCGTGGGCCTGGAAGGGTTGGGTACACGGCTGCCGCAGCAGCTCAGCGGCGGCCAGCTGCAGCGTGTGGCCATCGCCCGCGCGCTGGTGCACCGCCCCGCCCTGCTGCTGGCCGACGAGCCCACCGGCAACCTCGACCCCACCACCGCCACGCGCGTGATGGACCTGCTGCTGGCCCAGACGCGCGAGCACGGCGCATCGCTGGTGCTGGTCACCCATTCCGACGCTGCCGCCGCACGGGCCGATCGGGTGCTGCGCCTCACGGCCAGCGGCATCGCCGGTTAG
- the miaA gene encoding tRNA (adenosine(37)-N6)-dimethylallyltransferase MiaA, producing MSTPDTLPTIALAGPTASGKTAGALALAAVLGKQGRPVEIISVDSALVYRSMDIGTAKPTPDERAAVPHHLIDIRDPLQAYSAAEFVQDATRLIAEIRARGALPLLVGGTMLYFKALFDGIDDMPAADPEVRAKIEAQAAEQGWPALHAELARVDPVTAARLAPGDSQRIQRALEVWHVSGQPLSSFHTIKKVADNTNNTGASALFSLEPDNRAWLHERIAQRFDAMLAGGFIDEVTALRARGDLHPDLPSMRCVGYRQVWEELDFQASRPAGTPLNTAFLRERGIAATRQLAKRQITWLRSMPQRHAIACDQPHAVAHLVQAVLKRLEQRTP from the coding sequence GTGAGCACGCCTGACACCCTCCCCACCATCGCTCTGGCAGGCCCCACCGCATCCGGCAAGACGGCCGGCGCGCTGGCGCTGGCTGCCGTGCTGGGCAAGCAGGGCCGGCCGGTCGAGATCATCAGCGTGGACTCGGCCCTGGTGTACCGGAGCATGGACATTGGCACCGCCAAGCCCACGCCCGACGAGCGCGCTGCGGTGCCGCACCACCTCATCGACATCCGCGACCCGCTGCAGGCCTACAGCGCCGCCGAGTTTGTGCAAGACGCCACCCGGCTCATCGCCGAGATCCGCGCGCGCGGCGCACTGCCGCTGCTGGTGGGCGGCACCATGCTGTACTTCAAGGCGCTGTTTGATGGCATCGACGACATGCCCGCTGCCGACCCGGAGGTGCGCGCCAAGATCGAAGCCCAGGCGGCCGAGCAAGGCTGGCCCGCCCTGCACGCCGAGCTGGCCCGCGTAGACCCGGTAACGGCCGCACGCCTGGCCCCCGGTGACAGCCAGCGCATCCAGCGCGCGCTGGAGGTGTGGCATGTCTCAGGCCAGCCGCTGTCGAGCTTTCACACTATCAAAAAAGTAGCAGACAACACAAACAACACCGGCGCCAGCGCACTCTTTTCCCTGGAACCCGACAACCGGGCCTGGTTGCACGAGCGCATTGCCCAGCGCTTTGACGCCATGCTGGCCGGTGGCTTCATTGACGAGGTAACGGCCCTGCGCGCACGCGGCGACCTGCACCCCGACCTGCCCTCCATGCGCTGCGTGGGCTACCGGCAGGTGTGGGAGGAGCTGGACTTCCAGGCCAGCCGCCCCGCAGGCACGCCATTGAACACCGCCTTCCTGCGCGAGCGCGGCATTGCCGCCACGCGCCAGCTGGCCAAGCGCCAGATCACCTGGCTGCGCAGCATGCCGCAGCGCCACGCCATCGCCTGCGACCAGCCCCATGCCGTGGCCCACCTGGTGCAGGCCGTGCTGAAGCGCCTGGAGCAGCGCACACCATGA